In the Sinorhizobium arboris LMG 14919 genome, one interval contains:
- a CDS encoding RelA/SpoT family protein, translating into MMRQYELVERVQKYKPDVNEALLNKAYVYAMQKHGQQKRASGDPYISHPLEVAAILTEMHLDESTIAVALLHDTIEDTTATRQEIDDLFGEDIGALVEGLTKIKKLDLVTKKAKQAENLRKLLLAISDDVRVLLVKLADRLHNMRTLDHMSAEKRARISEETMDIYAPLAGRMGMQDMREELENLSFRHINPEAYETVTRRLQELSERNEGLIKKIEEELSELLQAEGLKDAQVKGRQKKPYSVFRKMQSKSLSFEQLSDVWGFRIIVNDIPSCYRALGIVHTRWRVVPGRFKDYVSTPKQNDYQSIHTTIIGPSRQRIELQIRTKRMHEIAEYGIAAHALYKDRDTVSGDLTRTPTSNAYSWLRRTIESLAEGDNPEEFLEHTKLELFQDQVFCFTPKGQLIALPRGATPIDFAYAVHTNIGDTCVGAKINGRIMPLVTRLNNGDEVEIIRSGIQVPPPAWEEIVVTGKARAAIRRATRAAIRKQYAGLGYRILERTFERAGKTFSREALKPVLHRLGQKDVEDAIAAVGRGELSSLDVLRAVFPDHQDERVTVKPSADDGWFNMRSAAGMIFKLPERSKEMAAAEQAEGPEALPIRGLSGNAEVHFSPAGAVPGDRIVGIMDKDKGITIYPIQSPILQKFDEEPERWIDVRWDLDEANNSRFMARIAVSALNEPGTLAEVAQAIATTDVNIRSLSMGRVAADFSELQFDLEVWDLRQLNHLMAQLKELPSISMVKRLFE; encoded by the coding sequence ATGATGCGCCAATACGAGCTCGTTGAGCGCGTGCAGAAATACAAGCCCGACGTCAACGAGGCCCTGCTGAACAAGGCCTATGTCTACGCCATGCAGAAGCACGGGCAGCAAAAGCGGGCAAGCGGCGATCCCTACATCTCACATCCGCTGGAAGTGGCGGCGATCCTGACGGAAATGCATCTCGACGAATCCACGATCGCCGTGGCGCTGCTGCACGACACGATCGAGGATACGACCGCGACGCGGCAGGAAATCGACGACCTCTTCGGCGAGGACATCGGCGCCCTGGTCGAGGGCCTCACCAAGATCAAGAAGCTCGACCTGGTCACCAAGAAGGCCAAGCAGGCGGAAAATCTCCGAAAGCTGCTGCTCGCCATTTCGGACGACGTCCGCGTGCTCCTGGTCAAGCTTGCCGATCGCCTCCACAATATGCGCACGCTCGATCATATGTCGGCGGAAAAACGCGCACGTATTTCGGAGGAGACGATGGACATCTATGCGCCCCTGGCGGGGCGCATGGGCATGCAGGACATGCGTGAGGAGCTCGAAAACCTGTCCTTCCGCCACATCAACCCGGAGGCATACGAGACCGTTACCAGGCGCCTCCAGGAACTGTCCGAGCGAAACGAGGGTCTGATCAAGAAGATCGAGGAGGAACTGAGCGAACTGCTTCAGGCCGAGGGACTGAAGGACGCACAGGTCAAGGGGCGCCAGAAGAAGCCCTATTCGGTTTTCCGCAAGATGCAGTCGAAGTCGCTCTCCTTCGAGCAGCTCTCGGACGTCTGGGGCTTCCGCATCATCGTCAACGACATCCCGTCCTGCTATCGCGCGCTCGGTATCGTGCACACGCGCTGGCGCGTCGTGCCGGGACGCTTCAAGGATTACGTCTCGACGCCGAAGCAGAACGATTACCAATCCATTCACACGACGATCATCGGCCCGTCGCGTCAGCGTATCGAACTGCAAATCCGTACGAAGCGCATGCACGAGATCGCCGAATACGGTATCGCGGCCCACGCGCTCTACAAGGATCGCGACACGGTTTCGGGCGATCTGACGCGCACTCCGACGTCGAATGCCTATTCCTGGCTGCGCCGCACGATCGAGTCGCTCGCCGAGGGCGACAATCCGGAGGAATTTCTCGAGCACACCAAGCTCGAGCTCTTCCAGGATCAGGTTTTCTGCTTCACACCGAAAGGGCAACTGATCGCGCTGCCGCGCGGGGCCACGCCGATCGATTTTGCCTATGCCGTGCATACGAACATCGGCGACACCTGCGTCGGGGCCAAGATCAACGGCCGCATCATGCCGCTCGTGACGCGGCTCAATAATGGCGACGAGGTGGAGATCATTCGCTCGGGCATTCAAGTGCCGCCGCCGGCCTGGGAAGAGATCGTCGTCACGGGCAAGGCGCGGGCGGCCATCCGTCGCGCGACCCGTGCCGCGATCCGGAAGCAATATGCCGGACTCGGCTACCGCATCCTTGAGCGGACCTTCGAACGGGCGGGCAAGACCTTTTCGCGCGAAGCCTTGAAACCGGTGCTGCATCGCCTCGGACAGAAGGATGTCGAGGACGCCATCGCCGCGGTCGGGCGGGGCGAACTCTCGTCGCTCGACGTTCTGCGCGCCGTGTTCCCCGATCACCAGGACGAGCGCGTAACCGTGAAGCCCAGCGCCGACGACGGCTGGTTCAACATGCGCAGCGCTGCGGGAATGATCTTCAAGCTGCCGGAACGGTCGAAGGAAATGGCCGCAGCGGAACAGGCGGAGGGACCGGAAGCCCTGCCGATCCGCGGGCTTTCCGGCAATGCGGAGGTTCACTTCAGCCCTGCTGGCGCCGTTCCCGGCGACCGGATCGTCGGGATCATGGACAAGGATAAAGGCATTACCATCTATCCGATCCAGTCGCCGATCCTGCAGAAGTTCGACGAGGAGCCCGAGCGTTGGATCGACGTTCGTTGGGATCTCGACGAGGCGAACAACAGCCGTTTCATGGCGCGGATTGCGGTCAGCGCCTTGAACGAACCGGGCACTCTGGCGGAGGTCGCGCAGGCCATCGCGACCACCGACGTCAATATCCGTTCGCTTTCCATGGGCCGCGTCGCCGCAGACTTCAGCGAATTGCAGTTCGATCTCGAGGTCTGGGACCTGCGTCAGCTCAACCATCTGATGGCACAGCTCAAGGAACTGCCGAGCATTTCCATGGTCAAGCGCCTGTTCGAGTAG
- a CDS encoding DUF3563 family protein has product MFKQLKKITRALHIPTVEEREVAYLNGSVDRIDLEYRQRQIDRGLFRKGF; this is encoded by the coding sequence ATGTTCAAGCAGTTGAAGAAGATCACCCGTGCATTGCACATACCCACTGTCGAAGAGCGCGAGGTCGCCTATCTGAACGGCTCCGTCGACCGCATCGACCTGGAATACCGTCAGCGTCAGATCGACCGCGGCCTTTTCCGGAAGGGCTTCTGA